DNA from Candidatus Thermoplasmatota archaeon:
GGAGAGATTGTGTTTTCCCAATGGCGCATGGGTACAGAGATGTATTATGAGGGAGAATGGACAACCGGTGAAAAACCACTGTTTGGCCGAGGTGGGGGCTTATATTATATGCCAGAGGAATTTGAGAGAAACATTCTTTGGACTTCTAATGGGAGATTCACGGGGCAGGAAGACGTACTCGAGGCATTGAATAAAGGAAGTGGTTTTCTATTCATGTCCGGGCATGGCAGTCCAAATGTATGGGCTGATCATTATCCAGGTGTGCCGGGCAATCGGGCACATGGAAGTGTAACTGGTTTGAGAGTTACCACCCTCAGACCATGGTTCCCGTATGTAAATATCCCGGTTTTCCCCATAGATACATTGTCAAATAAGGAAAAACTTCCTGTTGCTGTTATCGGGGGATGCCATAACAGTCAGTTCAATGTATCGGCGATGCCCGCAATGTTTCATGCCTTGCATCTCTTTTTTAAATTCTTGCCAAACAATTATATGTGGACATATGGCCAGCCTGTTCCTGAATGTTTCAGCTGGCGTCTGGTAAGCCGTCCGAATGGCGGCACTATTGCAAGCATAGGAAATACAGGTCTGGGATACGGAATGCCGGGAAAAGAATGCACTACTGGTGGCGG
Protein-coding regions in this window:
- a CDS encoding C25 family cysteine peptidase, producing the protein SFNHDDHLNPALQNGYPASPITEIVSVSEGDVLGNTDFTYTPDEGEAYLNTFNPWADISYVDGVLHIRGKSYDPKPYGNLTDIHVWIENNDGEIVFSQWRMGTEMYYEGEWTTGEKPLFGRGGGLYYMPEEFERNILWTSNGRFTGQEDVLEALNKGSGFLFMSGHGSPNVWADHYPGVPGNRAHGSVTGLRVTTLRPWFPYVNIPVFPIDTLSNKEKLPVAVIGGCHNSQFNVSAMPAMFHALHLFFKFLPNNYMWTYGQPVPECFSWRLVSRPNGGTIASIGNTGLGYGMPGKECTTGGGDAWITIEFFKQYGTENHDVLGKAYAQTLTSYVSSFDMEDLEAGHAKTVQQWILLGDPSLKIGGYP